Within the Carassius gibelio isolate Cgi1373 ecotype wild population from Czech Republic chromosome B15, carGib1.2-hapl.c, whole genome shotgun sequence genome, the region gttcatgtGGTTTATGATTATACAAATTTACAcaatgggtatgacacaggtattacaatgtgAAGGTGATTTATGTCCACATCCTGTGTCCATGTAATTCAAACGGATTAAAAAACAtactaaatgttattttattggaAATCTAAAAATGCTGAaagtttcctgtgtgtgtgtgtgtgtgtgttttgctaacATTCCCATAAagtcacaaaaacattatttctgaaatGATCTCTTAATGTTGGTCAATGTTGGGAAAGTTACTTTGGAAATAAAGAGTTATAGTTATGGGTGAAAACGCAACCCTAGTGttttttcccaaaataaccaGAGGATAAAGTCAAGATCAGTTTTTATTGTAACTATGGTGAAGATTAAAAACAGATTCACAGTGAATGATCTTATTTTCAGCAGTAAGAAAAAACCAGACTTACtttgtgtcacagtgtctgggttgttgttccccggggttccactagatgtcctccttctcacggtgcctgtcccagatcacttcctgttcccttatatggtcaccttcctccttgttacctgattgattgttcaccccacctgtctcctgtttcccaattatccttctgtgtataaatacccagtctgtcttagtctatgtcacggagtccttgtctgatgtcattgtgtttcaggtccatcagtcttgctttgtcttaccctatgtgtctcattctctcgttccaccagacttcctctacctttccgttcttccgagttccccgtttcatccggttccctttttgtttgatttgtctctcatgactgtttattttgtatttacccctctgtttaaataaaacccttacctgcatttggatctaccctctctttgtgtttttccccaatacctatcgtgacagaaggactccgtcatgcctagatccagcggtgtgggatttcgaatcggttccccagccaccatggaggaacggagggggagataccagaacttaatcacccttcatcaagagggaagtgaggtgggtggcctggcgcaattgttttggactatggcagtcgggctaggttacaatgatgcagcactaaaggatttatttaataattgcctggatgatcctttaccttcatgggagatgaaggggttagagatactggacttttgggggtttaccaattacctgcaccatcgtgcccagtgggatgcaacaaccacaccagagtgtccagacaaggctgccagctcagccccacagcacaagatgggcgccagcccaaccccacagcacaggatggacgccaacccagccccacaacccaagatggccaccagcccagccccacagcccaagatggccgccaacctagcgtcacagcccaagatggccgccagcccagcaccacagcacaagatggccgactcaacgccaccgactccccatcgtagagggcggaggaggagacaggcagctgctgttcccgaggcggagcccgaggcagttcccgaggcggtgcccgaggctgttcccgaggcggtgcccgatgcagttcccgaggcggtgcccgatgcagttcccgaggcggtgcccgatgctgtttccgaggcggtgcccgatgcagttcccgaggcggtgcccgaggcggtgcccgatgctgtttccgaggcggtgcccgatgcagttcccgaggcggtgcccgatgcagttcccgaggcggtgcccgatgcagttcccgaggcggtgcccgatgctgtttccgaggcggtgcccgatgcagttcccgaggcggtgcccgatgcagttcccgaggcgaagcccgatgcagttcccgaggcggtgcccgatgcagttcccgaggcggagcccgatgcagttcccgaggcggtgctcgatgcagttcccgaggcggtgcccgatgcagtttccgaggcggtgcccgatgcagtttccgaggcggtgcccgatgcagtttccgaggcggtgcccgatgcagttcccgaggcggagcccgatgctgttcccgaggcggagcccgatgctgttcccgaggcggagcccgatgcagttcccgaggcggtgcccgatgctgttcccgaggcggtgcccgatgctgttcccgaggccgaggtcgttcccgaggcggtgcccgatgcagttcccgaggcggtgcccgatgcagttcccgaggcggtgcccgatgcagttcccgaggcggtgcccgatgcagttcccgatgcagttcccgatgcagttcccgaggcggtgcccgatgctgtttccgaggcggtgccctatgcagttcccgaggcggagcccgatgcagttcccgaggcggagcccgatgcagttcccgaggcggtgcccgatgcagttcccgaggcggtgcccgatgcagttcccgaggcggagcccgatgcagttcccgaggcggagcccgatgcagttcccgaggcggagcccgatgcagttcccgaggcggagcccgatgcagttcccgaggcggagcccgatgctgttcccgaggcggtgcccgatgctgttcccgaggccgaggcagttcccgaggcggagcccgatgcagttcccgaggcggtgcccgatgcagttcccgaggcggagcccgatgcagttcccgaggcggagcccgatgcagttcccgaggcggagcccgatgcagttcccgaggcggtgcccgatgcagttcccgaggcggtgcccgatgcagttcccgaggcggagcccgatgcagtttccgagacggagcccgatgcagtttccgaggcggagcccgatgcagttcccgaggcggagcccgatgcagttcccgaggcggtgcccgatgctgtttccgaggcggtgcccgatgcagttcccgaggcggtgcccgatgcagttcccgaggcggtgctcgatgcagttcccgaggcggagcccgatgctgttcccgaggcggagcccgatgctgttcccgaggcggagcccgatgcagttcccgaggcggtgcccgatgctgttcccgaggccgaggtcgttcccgaggcggtgcccgatgcagttcccgaggcggtgcccgatgctgttcccgaggcggagcccgatgctgttcccgaggcggtgcccgaggttgttcccgaggcggtgcccgaggttgttcccgaggcggtgcccgaggttgttcccgaggcggtgtccgttacagttcccgaggcggtgaccacaaggccgtggtggtcttcggctccgccctgggagactctggcggtgaccacgaggacgtggtggtcatccgctccgccctgggggactctggcggtgaccacgagga harbors:
- the LOC127972292 gene encoding titin-like encodes the protein MATSPAPQPKMAANLASQPKMAASPAPQHKMADSTPPTPHRRGRRRRQAAAVPEAEPEAVPEAVPEAVPEAVPDAVPEAVPDAVPEAVPDAVSEAVPDAVPEAVPEAVPDAVSEAVPDAVPEAVPDAVPEAVPDAVPEAVPDAVSEAVPDAVPEAVPDAVPEAKPDAVPEAVPDAVPEAEPDAVPEAVLDAVPEAVPDAVSEAVPDAVSEAVPDAVSEAVPDAVPEAEPDAVPEAEPDAVPEAEPDAVPEAVPDAVPEAVPDAVPEAEVVPEAVPDAVPEAVPDAVPEAVPDAVPEAVPDAVPDAVPDAVPEAVPDAVSEAVPYAVPEAEPDAVPEAEPDAVPEAVPDAVPEAVPDAVPEAEPDAVPEAEPDAVPEAEPDAVPEAEPDAVPEAEPDAVPEAVPDAVPEAEAVPEAEPDAVPEAVPDAVPEAEPDAVPEAEPDAVPEAEPDAVPEAVPDAVPEAVPDAVPEAEPDAVSETEPDAVSEAEPDAVPEAEPDAVPEAVPDAVSEAVPDAVPEAVPDAVPEAVLDAVPEAEPDAVPEAEPDAVPEAEPDAVPEAVPDAVPEAEVVPEAVPDAVPEAVPDAVPEAEPDAVPEAVPEVVPEAVSVTVPEAVTTRPWWSSAPPWETLAVTTRTWWSSAPPWGTLAVTTRTWWSSAPPWGTLVMTMRTWWSSAPTWWTPASTTETWWSSAPPWRALALTTRLWWSSAPS